The Gemmatimonadota bacterium genome contains the following window.
TGGGAATCTTCGGAGACAATCAAGATGCGTCTGTCCAACGTATATCCCTCGTGGCAATCGGGACAGAAATTGAGGCAGTGGATTTGGCAGGGATTGAGTGTGATTTTAAGGTAGCTGAATCAATTCATGAAAATTTATTTCATTTCGTCTAATATGATACATAAGCAAAAAAAGTGCCAGTCGACTAAAAAAATGAAAATCAGATTGTCTGGCACAATTAGACTATTATTTTATATGTATTTATGTGAATGAAATTGAATGGAGAGTTCCTGCAGGGCCCGGGAATTCCAGTTTGGTGAGAAACATCTGGTACGTTCCCTCAGGATACAGTTGTTTCGAAAGGAAGCACTGAAGGATTAAAACCCGGATTCATGATGAAGGGGTGAACTTTCCAACATTTTGTAAACCTTTTTCCGAGAGATACCGAGAAGTCGAGCAGCCTGGGTTTTGTTTCCATCGGCTTTTTGGAGCGCTTCTTGGAGTAAAGCCTGCTCTACATCGTAGAGTTTACCCCGTGTGTCTGTGTGTTCATCCGTCTGCCAGTGTATTCCCAGTTGGTCTGGCAGGTGGTGTTTTTGAATTGTGCCAAAGTTCGCCGAAGTAAGAGCACCCTGGATAACAAAGCGCAGTTCCAGTAGATTGCCCGGCCAGGGATAGGCCATCAGAGATGCCAGTACATCGTCGTGAATTCGGGGAGCCGGACGTTGTTGCTGAGTGGCGAATAATTTGACAAAATAATCTGCGAATTCTGGAATTTTCTCTTTTTGTTCCCGCAAAGTCGGAAGGTGAATGACAAACCCACTCAATCGGGTATATAACCCAACGGATAGGCTTTTCTCTTTCAAAGCCCGATTCAGGTCTTGCGACGTATAGGCAATAACGCGAAGATTTTTTGGAAGGTCCCTGGAAAACCCGGTCGGACGCATCCTGTCTGCTTCGAACAAGCGACACAGCAGTATCTGAATCCGGTACGGTATAGCCGTGACTTCGTAGAGAAAGAGCGTGCCGCTTTCGGCCTGGTGCATATATCCTTCAAAATGTTCTTGCGTATCTTCAAAAATGGAATTCCCAAACAGCTCTTTTTCAAAAAGTTCGGGTGGAATCGTATCGCAGTTGACGATGACAAAGGGACCCTTGGCATAGGAGCTCTGACGGTGGATTTCCCGTCCAATCATATGGGATCCAGTCCCTTCTTCTCCCAGGATCAAAACACCTGCCGGACTTTTTGCTGCGCTCTGAATTTTCCGTCTCAAGGAAGTTGACAGCGCTTTGGACGGCAGATAAAATTCGCTCGGATCCAGGGATGTGCTAATTTCTCCTGTGGATCGCACAAGAGATTGGATATCCTCTTCGAGTTTCACCCCCAGCCGGGTAATCCACTTCCCTTTGGAAAACAAATATGCATTTTCAATGACGTTTTCAAGCTGACGCACATTGCCAGGCCAGGAATAGTTGGTAAGCTGTTCTATTATGGTCGGGTGGACGCCCAGGATGTTGCGTTTAAGGCGTCGATTGAGCTTCTGGATGAAAGCGGCGACCAGTTCCGGGATATCTTCTAAATGTTCCCGCAGGGGTGGGATATAGATGGTGACTGCCCCGAGCCGGTAATAGAGATCTTCCCGGAAGCTCCTATTCCAGAGCACCTGCTCCAGGTCGCGGTTGGTGGCTGCAATGACCTGGACGTCCAGGGAAATTTCTTCCGTGCTGCCGAGGGGTCGAATGCGCTTCTCTTGAAGAACGCGCAAAAGTTTGACCTGGGTTTCGAGCGGGATTTCGGTAATCTCATCCAGAAATATGGTCCCTGTATTAGCAGATCTGAAAAGGCCCGCAGTTTCGTTTACGGCGCCGGTAAAAGAACCTTTTTTGTGTCCAAATAGTTCGCTTTCAAAGAGTTCTTTGGGAATAGCGCCGCAATTCACGGGCACAAAGGGATTCGGGGCGCGACCGCTTTTGTGGTGGATGTACTGAGCGATCAGGTCT
Protein-coding sequences here:
- a CDS encoding AAA domain-containing protein encodes the protein MNAINPEIEYNFVIGKSPQIQEVYRQMQTAAKGAGSVLIAGESGTGKDLIAQYIHHKSGRAPNPFVPVNCGAIPKELFESELFGHKKGSFTGAVNETAGLFRSANTGTIFLDEITEIPLETQVKLLRVLQEKRIRPLGSTEEISLDVQVIAATNRDLEQVLWNRSFREDLYYRLGAVTIYIPPLREHLEDIPELVAAFIQKLNRRLKRNILGVHPTIIEQLTNYSWPGNVRQLENVIENAYLFSKGKWITRLGVKLEEDIQSLVRSTGEISTSLDPSEFYLPSKALSTSLRRKIQSAAKSPAGVLILGEEGTGSHMIGREIHRQSSYAKGPFVIVNCDTIPPELFEKELFGNSIFEDTQEHFEGYMHQAESGTLFLYEVTAIPYRIQILLCRLFEADRMRPTGFSRDLPKNLRVIAYTSQDLNRALKEKSLSVGLYTRLSGFVIHLPTLREQKEKIPEFADYFVKLFATQQQRPAPRIHDDVLASLMAYPWPGNLLELRFVIQGALTSANFGTIQKHHLPDQLGIHWQTDEHTDTRGKLYDVEQALLQEALQKADGNKTQAARLLGISRKKVYKMLESSPLHHESGF